The DNA region CCGCAGCAGCGCCGCGCCGTACTGCACGAGGGCTCTCCACTGCTGATCGTGGCGGGCGCCGGGTCGGGCAAGACCGCGGTACTCACCCGGCGCATCGCCTATCTGTTGGCCGCCCGCGACGTCGGGGTGGGCCAGGTGCTGGCGATCACCTTCACCAACAAGGCCGCCGCCGAGATGCGTGAGCGGGTGACCGGTCTCGTCGGTCCCCGGGCGCGGGTGATGTGGGTGTCGACCTTCCACTCCACCTGCGTACGGATCCTGCGCAACCAGGCCTCGGCGGTGCCCGGGCTGAACTCCAACTTCTCCATCTACGACGCCGACGATTCGCGGCGACTGCTGTTGATGATCGGCCGCGATATGGGCCTGGACGTCAAACGGCATTCGCCGAGGCTGCTGGCCACCGCGATCTCCAACCTGAAGAACGAACTCATCGACCCCGACCGGGCGCTGGCCGACCTCACCGAGGACTCCGACGACCTGAGCCGGGTGGTGGCGGCGGTCTACGTCGAATACCAGCGCCGGCTGCGTTCGGCCAACGCGCTGGACTTCGACGACCTGATCGGCGAGACGGTGGCGATCCTGCAGGCCTTCCCCGAGATCGCCGCGCACTACCGGCGCCGGTTCCGGCACATCCTCGTCGACGAGTACCAGGACACCAACCATGCCCAGTACATGCTGGTGCGGGAGTTGGCCGGCCACAGCTCCGCGGGTGGGCACGGCGACCCGGACCTGCCGCCGGCCGAACTGTGCGTGGTGGGCGACGCCGACCAGTCGATCTATGCGTTCCGCGGCGCCACCATCCGCAACATCGAGGACTTCGAACGCGACTACCCCGACGCCACCACCATCCTGCTGGAGCAGAACTACCGCTCCACCCAGAACATCCTGTCGGCCGCCAACGCGCTGATCGCCTGCAACGCCGGCCGCCGGGAGAAGCGATTGTGGACCGACGCCGGTGACGGCGAGCTGATCGTCGGCTACGTCGCCGACAACGAACACGACGAGGCCCGGTTCGTGGCCCAGGAGATCGACGCCCTGACCGACGCCGGCACCGTCAACTACGGCGAGGTCGCGGTGTTCTACCGCACCAACAACGCGTCGCGGGCACTGGAAGAGGTCTTCATCCGCAGCGGCATCCCGTACAAGGTCGTCGGCGGCGTGCGGTTCTACGAACGCAAAGAGATCCGCGACATCGTCGCCTACCTGCGGGTGCTGGACAACCCGGGCGATGCGGTCAGTCTGCGGCGCATCCTCAACACCCCGCGCCGCGGGATCGGGGACCGTGCCGAGGCGTGCGTGTCGGTGCACGCCGAGAACACCGGTCAGGGTTTCGCCGCGGCACTGGCGGCGGCCGCCGAGGGCGGCGTGCCGATGCTCAACACCCGTGCGCAGAACGCGATCGCCGCCTTCGTCGCACTGCTCGACGAAC from Mycolicibacter sp. MU0083 includes:
- the pcrA gene encoding DNA helicase PcrA codes for the protein MTLYASPHTDHLLDGLNPQQRRAVLHEGSPLLIVAGAGSGKTAVLTRRIAYLLAARDVGVGQVLAITFTNKAAAEMRERVTGLVGPRARVMWVSTFHSTCVRILRNQASAVPGLNSNFSIYDADDSRRLLLMIGRDMGLDVKRHSPRLLATAISNLKNELIDPDRALADLTEDSDDLSRVVAAVYVEYQRRLRSANALDFDDLIGETVAILQAFPEIAAHYRRRFRHILVDEYQDTNHAQYMLVRELAGHSSAGGHGDPDLPPAELCVVGDADQSIYAFRGATIRNIEDFERDYPDATTILLEQNYRSTQNILSAANALIACNAGRREKRLWTDAGDGELIVGYVADNEHDEARFVAQEIDALTDAGTVNYGEVAVFYRTNNASRALEEVFIRSGIPYKVVGGVRFYERKEIRDIVAYLRVLDNPGDAVSLRRILNTPRRGIGDRAEACVSVHAENTGQGFAAALAAAAEGGVPMLNTRAQNAIAAFVALLDELRAHLHSCDDDLGSLVEMVLDRTGYRAELEASTDPQDLARLDNINELVSVAHEFSIDRANMLADSDGTADDDDEVPDAGVLAAFLERVSLVADSDEIPEHEAGMVTLMTLHTAKGLEFPVVFVTGWEDGMFPHMRSLGDARELSEERRLAYVGLTRARQRLYLSRAKVRSSWGQPMLNPESRFLREIPQQLIDWRRTEAAPAPSAPVSGAGQFGSPRPAPSRASNRPLLVLAAGDRVTHDKYGLGRVEEVSGVGESAMSLIDFGSSGRVKLMHNHAPVTKL